The genome window CCACCTGGGCAAGTGGAACGCCGGTGTGCTGTGGGCAGGGCTGTCACCCGAGGACGGCGCGCTGCTCGACGCTTCTCTGCGGCAGGTCGTGGAGAAGGGCGGCTGTTTCGATGTGGAATACCCCCTGACCTACGCGCCGGGCGAGCAGCGCTGGTGCCACTTCAGCGGGTTTTGCCCCCCGCCCGAGATGCAGATGGGCGGCGGCCCCACGCGCCTGATGGGACTGATGCGGGACGTGACGGCCCAGACCACGAGTTACGCGCGCTCGCTGGAACAGGCGGCCCTGCTGCGCGGCCTGTGCGAGCAGAGCATGGTGGGCATCGCCATCAAGGACCTCGACGGGCGCTTCATCCTGAACAACACTGCCCTGAACAGCTACACCGACCATCCCGCGGGCAGCGACGACCTGACCGGCCAAGACAGTGGGGCGCTGTTCTCGCCGGAGTTGATGGACCTCGTGGAGCGGCTCGACCGGGAAGCTCTGGAGACCGGACAGGTGGCGGTGGGCGAGATCGACCTCGAACTGGGAGGCCGCCCCATGAGCCTGCGGATGAGCAAACAGCCCTTCTGGCGCGGCGGCGAGGTGGTCGGCACGGTAAGTTTCACGACCGACGTGACAGAGCGGCGCGTGCTCGAGCGCCGGCTGCTGGAGCATTCGGCCGAACTGGAGGCTCGGGTGCGCGAGCGTACGGCCGAGCTGCAGGCCATCAACGACCGCCTGCACCACGCCGCCACGCACGACGTGCTCACCGGTCTGCCCAACCGCGCCCAGCTTCAGCAGTGGTTCGCCGAGAGACGCGCTGACTGGCCGCCGCGCGGGACCGTCCTGCCCGGCGAGGCCCAGGGGGGGCTGCCCCTGCTGACCCTGCTGATGGTCGATCTCGACCACTTCAAGCGCATCAACGACCGCTTCGGGCACGGCGGCGGCGACCTGCTGCTGCAACAGCTCGCCGCGCGGCTGCGGCGCGGGCTGCCCCCCGGCGCGGCGCTATGCCGCCTGAGCGGCGACGAGTTCGTGGTCCTGCTCGGCGGCGTGTCGCCCACGCAGGCGCGTCAGCTCGCTGAGGCGCTGCTCACCGAACTCCTGCGGCCCTTCACGCTGGGAGGGCGGGCCGTGCAGGTGGGGCTGAGCATCGGCGTGACCCATGCCTGGACGGCCGAGAGCGACCTGCGCGACCTGCTCGACGAGGCCGACATGGCGATGTACACCGGCAAGCGCAGCGGGCGCGGCGGCGTGCGCGTCTTCGAGCCCTGGATGCGGGCCCGTCAGTCGCTGCTTCAGGACCTCGAGGACGACCTGCCCGGCGCGGCCGAGCGCGGTGAGCTGTCGGTGGTGTTCCAGCCGGTCGTGTCGCTGGCCGTAGGGGGTCCGGACGGCGGCGAGGTGCCGGGGGTCGAGGCCCTGGTCCGCTGGCAGCACCCCCGGCACGGCCTGATCCAGCCCGACGAGTTCATCTCGATGGCCGAGGCCCAGGGCTGCGTCACGGCCATTGACCTGTGGGTGCTGCGCGAGGCGGCGCGGCAGGTCTGGCCTCTGATCCGGTCGGGGCAGGTCCGGACCCTGGCGGTGAATTTCTCGGCGCAGCATTTCGCGGGGGCCGGATTTCCGGGGCAACTGCGCGCCACGCTGGAGGAAACAGGGTTGCCCCCGAGTGCCCTGGTCGTCGAGATCACCGAGAGCCTGTTCATGGATGACCACCGCCGCGCCAACGTCTTGCTGCGCGACCTGCTGCGCGACGGCGTGGGGGTCGCCGCCGACGACTTCGGCCGGGGCTACTCCTCGCTCGCCAAGTTGCAGCACCTCCCGCTCTCGATGCTCAAGGTGGACCGCGCCTTCGTGGCGACCTCGGCGCAGTTTCCGGGCATCGTCCGGTCCATCGTCGAGATGGCGCGCAGCCTCAACCTGGCCGTCGTGGCCGAGGGCATCGAGACGGGGGCGCAGCTTGACGCCCTGCGCGACCTGGGCTGCGGCTACGGCCAGGGCTACCACCTCGCCCGGCCGATGGACGCGCCCGCGCTGAGTGCCTGGCTCGCCGCGCGCCCCGCGCCTCTGGCCCTGACAGATCCTGCCTGAACAGACCCGGCCGGCGAACGCGGCCGGCTTTTCCGCTTCCCTGCGAGGGCTGGAGTCAGCCCAGACGGTGCCACAGGACCAGGCCCCACAGCAGCAGCAGCAAGACGAGCGCGATGCGCAGCGCCACGCTGAACCACCCGAAGGCGTGTCGGCGTCGTTTCGCCCGGCCGGTGACCGGAGCCCTGGCAGCCGCCGACCGGGGAACAGGAGGTCTGGAGGCCGCGTGTCCAGGCGCAGGGCGCCGGCGGGTCCGGCTCAAGGCGCCCGGCCGGCCGGAGCCGCCGTGGCCGAGGGACCACGTGGTACGAAGACCACGGCGTTGGGCACGTTCTGGCCCCAGACCGTATTGAGGTAGCCGCCCAGATTGCCGTAGCCGCCGGTGACATAGGCCGCCGCACTGCTGCCGCTGTCCATGCGCACCGCGTCGCGCACGCCCGAGGCCGCCAGCGCCGCCGCGAAGGCCTCGGGCGTGCCGTGCTCGAAGTAGGCGATGGTGGGCTGCCCGCCCAAGGTTCCCAGCGCCACCTGCCGGGTCGCGCGCCAGATGCCGGCAGAGGTGTTGAACTGCTCCTTGGCCGGGTTCAGCGCCACCTGACCGCCCTGCACGAGCAGCGGGCCGGCACTCAGCGCGTCCTGCGCGCTGTCCCAGGGGGCGTCCTCGGCGCGCCAGGCCAGCGCGGCGTTCAGGGTGGCCCCGGCGGCGCGCGGCAGCTGCGGGTAGCGCGCCGGGTCGAAGGTCAGGGCCAGCGTGCCGGTCGGCGGCGTGACCCGGCCGCTCAGCGCCGAGGTGACCGCACCCGCACCGGGGACGACATACAGGGTGGTCAGGCTGTCGGCCCCGACCACCGTGTGCCCGTCGCCCACGAAAGCCGTCAGCAGCTCGGGGCGCGGCCGGGAGCCGACCGTATTTACGGTGACGCTGCCGAAGGGGCCGCTCAGGACATAGCGTGGCCGGGGATACCCGACCAGGGTGGTGCCCGCTGCGGTGAATCCCACCGTGGCACGCTTTTCCAGGCTGGGGGCAGTCATCAGCCCGCCCGACACCACCAGATCGACCGGCAGGGCAGTCGCGGGGTCGAAGTAGCCGCCGTTGACTCCGGCGATTCCGCGCACGCTGCCCACCAGCGCCGAGAGGCCCAGGGCGCGGCCGGACGGCGCACTCACCACGCGCGGCTGGTACAGCGCCGGGTCGAAGCTCAGGAGGTGCAGGTAGCCGCGGTTACGGTAGGTCACGCCCGGCGGCAGGCCCTCGGGGTCGATGGGCGGGGGCACGCGGG of Deinococcus sp. Leaf326 contains these proteins:
- a CDS encoding EAL domain-containing protein, translated to MPRPHLSTDLELGLQEVLDLLRERRVLFWHADVGDPSVMMYIDDAHLGKWNAGVLWAGLSPEDGALLDASLRQVVEKGGCFDVEYPLTYAPGEQRWCHFSGFCPPPEMQMGGGPTRLMGLMRDVTAQTTSYARSLEQAALLRGLCEQSMVGIAIKDLDGRFILNNTALNSYTDHPAGSDDLTGQDSGALFSPELMDLVERLDREALETGQVAVGEIDLELGGRPMSLRMSKQPFWRGGEVVGTVSFTTDVTERRVLERRLLEHSAELEARVRERTAELQAINDRLHHAATHDVLTGLPNRAQLQQWFAERRADWPPRGTVLPGEAQGGLPLLTLLMVDLDHFKRINDRFGHGGGDLLLQQLAARLRRGLPPGAALCRLSGDEFVVLLGGVSPTQARQLAEALLTELLRPFTLGGRAVQVGLSIGVTHAWTAESDLRDLLDEADMAMYTGKRSGRGGVRVFEPWMRARQSLLQDLEDDLPGAAERGELSVVFQPVVSLAVGGPDGGEVPGVEALVRWQHPRHGLIQPDEFISMAEAQGCVTAIDLWVLREAARQVWPLIRSGQVRTLAVNFSAQHFAGAGFPGQLRATLEETGLPPSALVVEITESLFMDDHRRANVLLRDLLRDGVGVAADDFGRGYSSLAKLQHLPLSMLKVDRAFVATSAQFPGIVRSIVEMARSLNLAVVAEGIETGAQLDALRDLGCGYGQGYHLARPMDAPALSAWLAARPAPLALTDPA
- a CDS encoding phosphodiester glycosidase family protein, which encodes MKAGGKRKGSAALAALVLGLLGSAQARTVAIGGVAQAPVVDSRQLAGGEALAVWTLPRLGVSVRNDPRDLRLLYGARELRYAPGGNGQAGGWRAVGLRVPAGLSAPQTVNGSLYVPLAALRALGVRVLGEAPDVLDFAAPALVPAATLPPSPDLATAPAPAVPAPTPVRPAATSPAPTPPAAAVPVTPAQTAATPPVSTPLPPAQGALPVALSTVRIGRELHRNVEVQRVVLELSSAAAYTVTRDRAGLSLNFAGVTATAVNQTLGSGDTLLVTPGSGGVAVRLNTGGGSSEVFTLDNPARVVIDTATQLDTRVPPPIDPEGLPPGVTYRNRGYLHLLSFDPALYQPRVVSAPSGRALGLSALVGSVRGIAGVNGGYFDPATALPVDLVVSGGLMTAPSLEKRATVGFTAAGTTLVGYPRPRYVLSGPFGSVTVNTVGSRPRPELLTAFVGDGHTVVGADSLTTLYVVPGAGAVTSALSGRVTPPTGTLALTFDPARYPQLPRAAGATLNAALAWRAEDAPWDSAQDALSAGPLLVQGGQVALNPAKEQFNTSAGIWRATRQVALGTLGGQPTIAYFEHGTPEAFAAALAASGVRDAVRMDSGSSAAAYVTGGYGNLGGYLNTVWGQNVPNAVVFVPRGPSATAAPAGRAP